A window of the Besnoitia besnoiti strain Bb-Ger1 chromosome VI, whole genome shotgun sequence genome harbors these coding sequences:
- a CDS encoding DTW domain-containing protein (encoded by transcript BESB_068210), translating into MGRSRLLLADPASRGESCSLLPSLRLGELRIDREALRIVCEDRVPSAKADQFPVDVASGEPDGETAWLPRTDAAAADPALSSAALKTCRRHVCEGCGHSRAFWCGSCHQAVGSPEALARIPRLELPLTFHIVRHPKEKATKSSAVPLSILAPGQVHIHMFPDLPPALFTEGDAAAVSAGDVREHGQGARRRLHVLLPDDDATSIDQVNWEEVEGCILLDCTWFQVPGMRRHPALAQLPKISLGAHSSVFWRQHKHNEPCYLSTAECVYYVLLACHEATERDTSQALAKRIKTGQETAIHNESAFPVVEEPGSTKSPGLRISETSQDESEDSVTFSTRRCISSPEKTRRVSPHPRTGCRDPHGFSRPEISRESSSAPDCLDSRPRPTSKQDMEETEKLQENPHVNRGRLYDGRYDNILFYFVLCHSIVLDDQRRRLEERQIKGRLIDNGHI; encoded by the coding sequence ATGGGTAGGAGCCGCTTGCTGCTCGCTGATCCAGCGAGCCGCGGTGAGAGTTGCAGCCTTCTGCCGTCTCTCCGTCTCGGGGAACTGCGCATCGATCGTGAAGCTCTGCGGATTGTTTGCGAAGACAGGGTGCCTTCGGCAAAGGCAGATCAGTTTCCGGTGGACGTCGCTTCGGGGGAACCCGACGGTGAAACCGCATGGCTGCCGCGGACtgacgcagccgccgccgacccaGCGCTATCCAGCGCCGCCTTGAAAACTTGCCGCCGGCACGTTTGCGAAGGCTGTGGACATAGTCGCGCGTTCTGGTGTGGGAGTTGCCACCAGGCAGTAGGCTCGCCGGAGGCTTTGGCGCGAATTCCCCGTCTTGAGTTGCCTCTAACGTTTCACATAGTTCGACATCCCAAGGAGAAAGCAACGAAATCATCAGCTGTCCCCCTGTCCATTCTGGCGCCCGGACAAGTCCACATTCACATGTTTCCTGATCTCCCTCCGGCGCTTTTCACTGAGGGCGATGCTGCAGCGGTGTCTGCAGGAGACGTGCGAGAACATGGAcagggcgcgaggaggcgacttCACGTGCTCCTgccggacgacgacgcgacgTCGATCGATCAGGTAAACTGGGAAGAGGTGGAAGGTTGCATACTTCTCGACTGTACGTGGTTCCAGGTTCCTGGCATGCGCCGGCATCCCGCACTGGCTCAGCTACCGAAGATCTCCTTAGGCGCACACAGCTCAGTCTTCTGGCGACAGCATAAACACAACGAGCCCTGCTACCTCTCTACCGCAGAGTGCGTGTATTACGTTCTTCTTGCATGCCACGAGGCTACTGAGAGGGACACGTCTCAGGCACTCGCAAAGAGAATAAAGACTGGTCAAGAAACCGCCATACACAATGAGTCTGCATTCCCTGTAGTGGAGGAGCCAGGCTCGACAAAATCCCCTGGGCTGCGAATCTCAGAAACTTCGCAGGACGAAAGTGAAGATAGTGTTACTTTTAGTACACGTCGGTGCATATCTTCTCCGGAAAAGACGAGGCGTGTGAGTCCACACCCGCGAACTGGTTGCCGTGATCCACATGGGTTCTCGAGGCCTGAGATCAGCAGAGAGTCCTCCAGCGCACCGGACTGCCTAGACAGCAGGCCCCGACCAACGTCGAAGCAGGATATGGAGGAAACCGAGAAGCTGCAGGAGAATCCACATGTAAATCGGGGGCGCCTCTACGACGGGAGGTATGACAACATTTTGTTTTACTTCGTTCTGTGCCACAGTATTGTCTTAGACGATCAACGCAGGCGGCTTGAGGAAAGGCAAATCAAGGGTCGTCTGATTGACAACGGGCATATTTGA
- a CDS encoding transporter, major facilitator family protein (encoded by transcript BESB_068200), whose translation MASEPFIDFKPSKAGLPPIPPSPSQSSAEDEPLVSGEKKKDKKDRLNVMKTKSLMMVNSSAALDGCDDQLLPATFRALERDLNFHPSLLGYITLAQTMCLSLLCPLWGYLSDRHSRKWLLAFGTSAWGLTTTLLGLVSEFWQVTLLRAMNGVFLGSVGPISQSILADTASSKSLGYSFGLIQLCSCIGRLVGGVVTTSVALLDVGVLRGWRVCFFCVGGASIVLGILIAIFLEEIPRKKSRRRAKLLDESGGTGGPAPQPQEEQNWLSFFKDVFSQSLSTPSIVIILAEGLLGTVPWSAFSFNTMYFQYCAMSDLEAAVLTGSLLIGAAAGGVMGGLLGDHLFHWSRGHGRPLVGQVAMLCRIPLLVLAYVVVPKEEDYFYAYFIIALLVGFTSMSGVAVNRPILSDVVRPDHKGTVFAITVALEGSSAAILGAPLVGFLAESAFGYERTSLLVKDMPSHLRLGNAEALAKSLFLLTVIPWSISFFLYGMLHFTYEKDQIALAKIVRDEYEHGDDDEVETAIEGRAGRGMDDPERSGGAVDSSSDSENDMRRPMGEA comes from the exons ATGGCGAGTGAGCCGTTTATCGACTTCAAGCCTTCCAAGGCGGGGCTTCCGCCGATCCCGCCGTCCCCGTCGCAGAGCAGCGCGGAGGATGAGCCTCTCGTGTCgggcgagaaaaagaaggacaAGAAGGATCGCTTGAACGTCATGAAAACCAAGTCGCTGATGATGGTGAATTCCTCAGCGGCTTTGGACGGCTGTGACGACCAGCTTCTTCCCGCGACATTTCGCGCCCTGGAACGCGACTTAAACTTTCACCCCTCGCTGCTAGGCTACATTACTTTGGCTCAGACAATGtgcctttctcttctgtgTCCTCTGTGGGGATATCTGTCGGATCGGCACTCTCGGAAGTGGCTTCTCGCGTTTGGAACTTCCGCTTGGGGGCTGACTACGACCCTCCTGGGCCTAGTTTCAGAGTTCTGGCAG GTGACATTGCTTCGTGCGATGAATGGAGTTTTTCTCGGAAGTGTGGGCCCCATTTCTCAAAGCATTTTAGCCGATACAGCGTCCAGCAAGAGCCTGGGATACTCTTTTGGCTTGATCCAACTCTGCTCTTGCATTGGCCGTCTCGTTGGTGGCGTCGTCACCACGTCCGTAGCGCTGCTTGACGTTGGCGTTCTTCGG GGCTGGAGGGTGTGCTTTTTCTGTGTCGGAGGCGCCAGCATCGTCCTCGGCATCCTCATTGCCATTTTTCTTGAGGAAATTCCCCGAAAGAAGTCACGACGACGCGCTAAGTTGCTCGATGAAAGCGGCGGCACTGGAGGCCCGGCTCCCCAGCCTCAAGAGGAGCAAAACTGGCTGAGTTTTTTCAAGGATGTTTTCTCCCAGTCTCTCTCCACCCCGTCCATCGTCATCATTCTTGCTGAA GGTCTGTTGGGTACCGTGCCGTGGTCGGCCTTCAGTTTCAACACCATGTACTTCCAGTACTGCGCGATGTCGGATCTCGAGGCTGCTGTGCTCACTGGGTCACTGCTCATTGgtgcagccgccggcggtgTCATGGGAGGACTCCTCGGCGACCACCTTTTCCACTGGAGCCGCGGGCACGGCCGCCCCCTTGTCG GCCAAGTCGCGATGCTTTGCCGAATTCCTCTTCTCGTTCTCGCGTACGTCGTGGTCCCGAAGGAGGAAGATTATTTCTACGCGTATTTCATTATCGCTCTTCTGGTCGGCTTCACGTCCATGAGTGGAGTTGCAGTCAATCGCCCAATCCTTTCAGACGTCGTTCGTCCCGACCACAAGGGAACCGTTTTTGCCATT ACCGTTGCCCTGGAAGGTAGCAGCGCGGCCATCTTGGGCGCACCTTTGGTCGGCTTCTTGGCTGAATCCGCTTTTGGATACGAGAGAACGTCACTCCTCGTCAAAGACATGCCGTCGCACCTCAGACTGGGCAATGCAGAGGCCCTTGCGaagtctctttttcttcttacGGTGATTCCCTGGTCGATCTCGTTCTTCCTTTACGGCATGCTTCACTTCACTTACG AGAAAGATCAAATTGCGCTGGCGAAAATTGTTCGAGATGAATACGAACACGGTGATGATGATGAAGTGGAAACAGCGATCGAAGGTAGAGCAGGCCGAGGAATGGATGACCCAGAGCGCTCTGGTGGAGCTGTCGATTCTTCCTCGGATAGCGAGAACGATATGAGACGACCCATGGGAGAAGCGTAG